One Peromyscus maniculatus bairdii isolate BWxNUB_F1_BW_parent chromosome 14, HU_Pman_BW_mat_3.1, whole genome shotgun sequence genomic window carries:
- the Ahsa1 gene encoding activator of 90 kDa heat shock protein ATPase homolog 1 isoform X2, protein MKEEGVKLLREAVGIYISTLKTEFTQGMILPTVNGESVDPVGQPAPKTEVCKAKAAPSKSQAKPVGVKIPTCKITLRETFLTSPEELYRVFTTQELVQAFTHAPAALEADKGGKFHMVDGNVTGEFTDLVPEKHIAMKWRFKSWPEGHFATITLTFLDKNGETELCMEGRGIPAPEEERTRQGWQRYYFEGIKQTFGYGARLF, encoded by the exons ATGAAGGAAGAAGGGGTGAAACTTCTAAGAGAAGCAGTGGGGATTTACATCAGCACCCTCAAAACAG AGTTCACTCAGGGCATGATCTTGCCCACAGTGAATGGAGAGTCCGTAGACCCGGTGGGTCAGCCAGCACCCAAAACTGAGGTGTGCAAG GCGAAGGCTGCTCCTTCAAAAAGCCAGGCCAAACCTGTTGGTGTCAAAATCCCCACTTGTAAGATCACCCTTCGAGAGACCTTCCTGACGTCACCCGAGGAGCTCTATAGAGTGTTCACCACCCAGGAG CTGGTCCAGGCCTTCACCCATGCTCCCGCGGCCTTAGAAGCAGACAAAGGTGGGAAGTTTCACATGGTCGACGGCAACGTCACTGGAGAGTTCACTGATCTG GTCCCTGAGAAACACATCGCTATGAAGTGGAGGTTCAAGTCGTGGCCGGAGG GGCACTTTGCTACCATCACCTTGACCTTCCTGGACAAGAACGGAGAGACAGAGCTGTGCATGGAAGGCCGGGGCATCCCTGCTCCCGAGGAAGAGCGGACGCGGCAAGGCTGGCAGCGGTACTACTTTGAGGGCATCAAACAGACCTTTGGCTACGGCGCTCGCTTGTTCTAG